A region from the Drosophila takahashii strain IR98-3 E-12201 chromosome 2L, DtakHiC1v2, whole genome shotgun sequence genome encodes:
- the Grx3 gene encoding glutaredoxin 3 encodes MPVVNVTAAEEYQKYINGDKTTVALFAADWAEQCGQVKDALEELSKITGEKLQFISLNAEQFPEISMKHQIEAVPTVIFFAKGSAVDRVDGVDIAAISTKSKKLAESASSAAATGQTLEDRLKALINKAPLMIFMKGDRNGPRCGFSKQLIAIVNETNLPYETFDILGDEEVRQGLKTFSDWPTYPQVYVKGELIGGLDIIKELVANKELEATLKG; translated from the exons atGCCCGTGGTGAACGTGACGGCTGCCGAGGAGTACCAGAAGTACATAAATGGGGACAAGACCACAGTGGCGCTATTCGCTGCCGACTGGGCGGAGCAGTGTGGTCAGGTGAAGGACGCGCTGGAGGAGCTGTCCAAGATTACGGGCGAGAAACTGCAGTTCATCAGCCTAAATGCCGAACAATTTCCAGAGATTTCTATGAAGCACCAG ATCGAAGCTGTGCCCACAGTGATCTTCTTCGCCAAGGGCTCCGCTGTGGACCGCGTCGATGGAGTGGACATTGCCGCCATTAGCACGAAATCCAAGAAGTTGGCCGAAAGCGCCAGCAGCGCGGCGGCAACGGGACAAACGCTGGAGGATCGGTTGAAGGCCCTGATCAACAAGGCTCCTCTGATGATCTTCATGAAGGGCGACCGGAATGGACCGCGCTGCGGCTTCTCCAAGCAACTCATCGCCATTGTGAACGAAACAAA CTTACCATACGAGACCTTTGACATCCTGGGCGATGAGGAGGTGCGCCAGGGCCTGAAGACCTTCTCCGACTGGCCCACCTATCCACAGGTGTACGTGAAGGGCGAACTAATCGGCGGACTGGACATCATCAAGGAACTTGTGGCCAACAAGGAGCTCGAGGCCACGCTCAAGGGCTAA
- the Bdp1 gene encoding transcription factor TFIIIB component B'' homolog, which translates to MSMRRQRIKAPANLSLIKRKPRREELAAPKEEPQEEAVVVEAPPVATTPAEVELDRADAIAFKMPASSAAEDVFHSDIEDNVIQMDLQKTNNGFPMSPSKAQARQRVRPTPSFGQRRNSFVGSPMAGDYEGDYQSPATPTRRERYLSGSSTGTPQQQQSVASPMPPSPFKYLPPMSPGMGRIRTESTCSTYSEGGSKQRKGDDKSQNQGGARLNARRDFETRFNKGVPDKSTFKMMDMIFYNPENNPMVPKQAVTTIKDESNGDEAKPATDQLLEAKGESTAAMLVPQLKLDANGEMIIDEKTLEIETTAEVEARKVLANSSLILMDETTGDNGFYKRHKRTPYWTSDETVRFYRSLQIIGTDFSLMCQMFPTRSRRDLKLKYKKEERTNGQLINKALLYPKAFNIQELKDQLEEEDREREENDRQWKEISKAVPGNPKKRSRVQQQSKAARALNDGDVVYENEHVTSKKLGKQAWAKRRKDLETDENDGSVPAKRKPKAKRRTPKLPTQAAAEGQAIKQEKAIKTEQTGGHLPAGGEQLQAELNGLLMDDPQEFEVDVSSKPRDKTIIDMDDGTLTYVSDFEAGSEAATAAANRQSETYLINFMENDEVITPDDPIPIAPPTTTTEPDIEQILAELADGSLVLVSSLDPEHEDRVLNEIYMLDKSTGELCETPLNIPEHIVQCIMNVMQLED; encoded by the exons ATGTCCATGCGGCGCCAGCGCATCAAGGCTCCGGCCAACCTGTCGCTCATCAAGCGCAAGCCGCGCAGGGAGGAGCTCGCCGCCCCGAAGGAGGAGCCgcaggaggaggcggtggtggTTGAGGCCCCGCCCGTTGCAACGACCCCTGCAGAAGTGGAACTCGATCGAGCTGATGCAATCGCCTTCAAAATGCCCGCCAGTTCGGCGGCGGAGGACGTCTTCCACTCGGACATCGAGGACAATGTCATCCAGATGGACTTGCAAAAGACCAACAACGGATTTCCCATGTCGCCCAGCAAGGCGCAAGCCCGCCAACGCGTGCGACCCACTCCCTCGTTTGGCCAGCGGCGCAACAGCTTTGTGGGCTCCCCAATGGCGGGGGATTACGAGGGCGACTACCAATcgccggccacgcccacgcgGCGGGAGCGCTACCTCAGCGGTTCGTCGACGGGAacaccgcagcagcagcagtcggtGGCATCGCCCATGCCGCCGTCGCCCTTTAAGTACCTGCCGCCCATGAGTCCGGGCATGGGACGCATTCGCACCGAGTCCACCTGTTCCACCTACTCCGAAGGAGGCAGCAAGCAGCGCAAGGGCGACGACAAGTCGCAGAATCAAGGAGGAGCTCGGCTGAATGCCCGTCGTGACTTCGAGACGAGGTTCAACAAGGGAGTGCCCGACAAGTCGACGTTCAAGATGATGGACATGATATTCTACAACCCCGAGAACAATCCCATGGTGCCCAAGCAGGCAGTAACGACGATTAAAGACGAGTCCAACGGGGATGAGGCCAAGCCTGCGACGGATCAGCTGCTGGAGGCCAAGGGAGAGTCCACGGCGGCCATGCTGGTGCCTCAACTGAAGCTGGATGCCAATGGCGAGATGATCATTGACGAAAAAACGCTGGAGATCGAGACCACAGCCGAGGTGGAGGCGCGCAAGGTGCTGGCCAACTCATCTTTGATCCTAATGGACGAGACTACGG gTGACAATGGCTTCTATAAACGCCACAAGCGCACGCCATACTGGACGTCGGATGAAACAGTGCGTTTCTATCGCAGCCTGCAGATCATCGGCACGGACTTCTCGCTGATGTGCCAAATGTTTCCCACGCGATCGCGTCGCGATCTGAAGCTCAAGTACAAAAAGGAGGAGCGCACCAATGGTCAGCTGATCAACAAGGCGCTGCTCTATCCCAAGGCATTCAACATTCAGGAACTCAAGGACCAGCTAGAGGAGGAGGATCGCGAGCGGGAGGAGAATGATCGCCAGTGGAAGGAGATTTCAAAGGCTGTTCCAGGCAATCCTAAAAAG CGTTCTCGCGTGCAGCAGCAAAGCAAAGCTGCACGTGCACTAAACGATGGCGACGTTGTCTACGAAAACGAGCATGTGACGAGCAAGAAGCTTGGCAAGCAGGCCTGGGCCAAAAGGCGCAAGGATCTGGAGACGGATGAGAATGACGGCAGCGTTCCGGCCAAACGAAAGCCAAAGGCTAAGCGACGGACTCCAAAACTTCCAACGCAAGCGGCGGCGGAGGGACAAGCCATTAAGCAAGAGAAAGCGATCAAAACCGAACAAACAGGAGGCCATTTACCTGCGGGCGGAGAGCAGCTACAGGCCGAGCTCAATGGCCTGCTGATGGATGATCCTCAGGAATTTGAAGTAGATGTAAGCAGCAAGCCACGTGATAAAACCATCATCGACATGGATGACGGTACCCTAACCTATGTGAGCGACTTTGAAGCGGGAAGTGAAGCGGCGACGGCGGCGGCCAATCGACAGTCGgaaacatatttaattaactttatgGAAAACGATGAAGTTATAACGCCGGATGACCCCATTCCCATTGCGCCGCCCACTACCACAACCGAACCGGATATCGAACAAATTCTCGCCGAGCTGGCGGATGGATCCTTGGTCCTGGTCTCGTCTCTGGACCCAGAGCACGAGGATCGGGTGCTCAACGAAATCTACATGCTGGACAAATCGACGGGAGAGCTGTGCGAAACACCGCTGAATATACCAGAGCATATTGTTCAATGCATAATGAATGTTATGCAGTTAGAGGACtaa
- the ND-B22 gene encoding NADH dehydrogenase [ubiquinone] 1 beta subcomplex subunit 9: MAQVPLAIASHKRQVCSLYKRALRNLEAWYDRRNDYRYRAVQLRARFDENRSKDLGEGIQILACGQKELFETKHFQPRNFANSAGGCAFEREVIPPDWLLDYWHPLEKAQFPEYFAKREQRKKEYVTWWEKQYGKPDPQDLGHH; encoded by the exons ATGGCCCAAGTTCCCTTGGCAATTGCCTCGCACAAGCGCCAGGTGTGCAGCCTGTACAAGCGGGCGCTGCGCAACCTGGAGGCCTGGTACGACCGACG AAATGACTACCGCTACCGCGCCGTGCAGCTGCGTGCCCGATTCGACGAGAACCGCAGCAAGGATCTGGGCGAGGGCATCCAAATCCTGGCCTGCGGACAGAAGGAGCTCTTCGAGACGAAGCATTTCCAGCCCCGGAACT TTGCCAACAGTGCCGGTGGCTGCGCCTTCGAACGAGAGGTGATCCCGCCCGACTGGCTGCTGGACTACTGGCATCCCCTGGAGAAGGCCCAGTTCCCCGAGTATTTTGCCAAGCGGGAGCAGCGCAAGAAGGAGTACGTGACCTGGTGGGAGAAGCAGTACGGCAAGCCGGATCCCCAGGACCTGGGACACCACTAA
- the LOC108058369 gene encoding DET1- and DDB1-associated protein 1, with translation MSVKDFIKGLPIHDSTNFTHLSNEHGIRTSQKRASVYLPTEDEHSEQLIVMDKRCVLLRYLTQQWDKKTLQRKREHGGESGNGNGSTSTPNGNGTNSKKRPRLDPNELN, from the coding sequence ATGTCTGTAAAAGATTTCATCAAGGGTCTGCCCATTCACGACTCGACCAATTTCACTCATTTGAGCAACGAACACGGAATTCGGACATCGCAGAAGCGTGCATCCGTCTACCTGCCCACCGAGGATGAGCATTCCGAGCAGCTGATCGTGATGGACAAGCGCTGCGTCCTGCTGCGCTACCTCACCCAGCAGTGGGACAAGAAGACGCTCCAGCGGAAGCGCGAGCACGGCGGGGAGTCGGGAAATGGCAACGGAAGCACCTCCACGCCCAACGGCAACGGCACCAACAGCAAAAAGCGCCCGCGCCTCGACCCCAACGAGCTGAACTGA
- the LOC108058350 gene encoding stAR-related lipid transfer protein 7, mitochondrial: MLLNRFVLAIKNQSRETLRAWSYQCESIFAQRSRRIQQLFSFYQSVYGTQGLKQLWRAYYRRELQPPLRGMVMSAVGLVGLNIKRLGSDGFDWNKERLALSNFDLCRRDIEFINALPHNQLCERCQSKKMKYCYCQLGNQRCRKGQTKPSTSKEAEKESEAESSISNCQRPLDLDVRNAPAGSVRIQAQDDHKWEPYFSKNEFSIWRRQERSSLYSYKVYARFDDITADDFLHVQTDLDYRRQWDDTALRLELISEDPVPGSNSHLIYWEMQWPRLFANRDYVYCRRYIKDDNKKLIFICNRGANHNSYPALSGKVRVTDYWSLMVIKPFRGFHEPGLHFVLTYYDDPGIPIPQNIKSWVTQKQMPEFLTKMYVATKNYACSRAIKMKDMFHGFALINDEYTANQQRGSWLGSLSRRKANSKPEADR; encoded by the exons ATGCTGCTCAATCGATTTGTGCTGGCCATCAAGAACCAGTCGCGGGAGACGCTGCGCGCCTGGAGCTACCAATGCGAGTCGATATTTGCCCAGCGCTCCCGCCGCATTCAGCAGCTTTTCAGCTTCTACCAGTCGGTCTATGGAACCCAGGGTCTGAAGCAGCTATGGCGCGCCTACTACCGCCGGGAGCTGCAGCCGCCGCTCCGTGGCATGGTGATGAGTGCCGTGGGTCTCGTGGGTCTGAACATCAAGCGACTGGGCAGCGATGGCTTCGACTGGAACAAGGAGCGCCTGGCGCTGTCCAATTTTGACCTGTGCCGGCGGGACATTGAGTTCATCAACGCCCTGCCGCACAATCAGCTCTGCGAGCGCTGCCAGTCGAAGAAGATGAAGTACTGCTACTGTCAGCTGGGCAACCAGCGCTGCAGGAAGGGCCAAACGAAGCCCTCGACCAGCAAGGAGGCGGAGAAGGAGTCGGAGGCGGAGTCCAGCATCAGCAACTGCCAGCGACCTTTAGATCTGGATGTGCGCAATGCTCCGGCGGGCTCTGTAAGGATTCAGGCGCAGGACGACCACAAATGGGAGCCGTACTTCAGCAAGAACGAGTTCAGCATTTGGAGGCGGCAGGAGCGATCCTCCTTGTACTCATACAAG GTCTATGCCCGTTTCGACGACATCACAGCCGACGATTTCCTCCACGTTCAAACCGATCTGGACTACCGCCGCCAGTGGGACGACACGGCGCTCAGACTGGAGCTCATCAGCGAGGATCCGGTGCCGGGCAGCAACTCGCATCTGATCTACTGGGAGATGCAGTGGCCCCGGCTGTTTGCCAATCGCGACTATGTTTATTGCCGTCGCTATATCAAGGATGATAACAAGAAGCTTATCTTTATCTGCAATCGCGGTGCCAACCACAACTCCTATCCGGCTTTGTCTGGAAAAGTGCGCGTTACTGACTATTGGAGTCTGATGGTGATCAAACCCTTTCGGGGATTCCACGAGCCCGGTCTGCACTTTGTGCTCACTTACTACGACGATCCGGGGATACCCATACCGCAGAATATCAAGTCATGGGTGACGCAGAAACAGATGCCCGAGTTCCTCACCAAGATGTACGTGGCCACCAAGAACTATGCCTGTTCGCGGGCCATCAAGATGAAGGACATGTTCCACGGATTCGCACTTATCAATGATGAGTACACGGCCAATCAGCAGCGCGGCAGTTGGCTGGGCAGTTTGAGCCGCCGAAAGGCGAATAGTAAACCCGAAGCAGATCGCTAA
- the Nnp-1 gene encoding ribosomal RNA processing protein 1 homolog, translated as MVTRKKPVKRSAEAAEIQAEEEEDAATLPKVAKEVMVVAQEVKIVRALACNDLAQRNRQIRKLRKWFKLRASSSFPFTEDDFMRIWKGLYYNMWMSDKPLVQEELAEQLAQMIDSFDGNTACSLAYFSAFMRTMCQEYFGIDQWRMDKFLMLTRRMVRYVLRLLKQSKWSPELIGAFNSSMQLSVLSEQPKSRGMTMHYLDVFFEELAKAADGEITAAQVNLFLRPFVTYVATQRDAKLVAQCRTRVLYHLLYQSDLGREYSEKYNAWKLMGFPTASIDDIEKLDSGFDEEDDEGNAEEEPPRATSLDPRAGNVDVHMPELPLNADCVLDELQTQLRTNDFNSKRRKGLRKLIQIFETYKGGEFPLGVRTMPKPEGQTLAEMVEQKVAAIDEMEDEVFGTGRKLKKLNKSKRKRLLQSINFEEVDEHNYDEIIGKALPPELQKKVKHNAKVRSSINNAWVVEDVKETGATADEKEEAKPKAKKAKKDDTPKPKKDEQLKKEGQAKPKKEQPKPKEEQPKAKKVEQSKPKEEQSKAKKEEQPTPKKEELPKTKATGADEAAAAPQPTNGWEAPLETGEQEIFVPSRKLQLKQANSKLQKSTPKQVARLQFATPQPGSAKRVRIMTKSNCSYPKSDYYRQLKLSPQLPYDADRLPGKSALKPHVLPGPIHPNFKGAKRLFNDTL; from the coding sequence ATGGTGACGCGCAAGAAGCCAGTCAAGCGCAGCGCCGAGGCGGCCGAGATCcaggccgaggaggaggaggacgcgGCGACGCTGCCGAAGGTGGCCAAGGAGGTGATGGTGGTCGCCCAGGAGGTGAAAATCGTCCGTGCCCTCGCCTGCAATGATCTTGCCCAGCGGAATCGCCAGATTCGCAAGCTGCGCAAGTGGTTCAAGCTGCGGGCCAGCAGCTCCTTCCCCTTCACCGAGGACGACTTCATGCGCATCTGGAAGGGGCTGTACTACAACATGTGGATGTCGGACAAGCCGCTGGTCCAGGAGGAGCTGGCCGAGCAGTTGGCCCAAATGATAGACAGCTTCGATGGCAACACGGCCTGCAGTCTGGCCTACTTTAGTGCATTCATGCGCACCATGTGCCAGGAGTACTTCGGCATCGACCAGTGGCGCATGGACAAGTTCCTCATGCTCACCCGCCGCATGGTGCGCTATGTTTTGCGTCTGCTCAAGCAGAGCAAGTGGTCGCCCGAACTGATTGGCGCCTTCAACAGCAGCATGCAGCTTTCGGTGCTGTCCGAACAGCCCAAGAGTCGCGGCATGACCATGCACTATCTGGACGTCTTCTTCGAGGAGCTGGCCAAGGCGGCCGATGGCGAGATCACCGCCGCCCAGGTCAACCTATTCTTGCGTCCGTTCGTCACCTACGTGGCCACACAGCGCGATGCCAAGCTGGTGGCCCAGTGCCGCACCAGGGTGCTCTATCACCTTCTCTACCAGAGCGACTTGGGACGCGAGTACAGCGAAAAGTACAATGCCTGGAAGCTGATGGGCTTCCCCACCGCCTCCATCGATGACATCGAGAAACTGGACTCCGGCTTCGACGAGGAGGATGACGAGGGCAACGCCGAGGAGGAGCCGCCGCGGGCCACGTCGCTGGATCCGCGGGCGGGCAACGTGGATGTTCACATGCCAGAGCTGCCGCTCAACGCTGATTGCGTGCTGGACGAGCTGCAGACGCAGCTGCGCACCAACGATTTCAACAGCAAGCGCCGCAAGGGACTGCGCAAGCTCATCCAGATTTTTGAGACCTACAAGGGCGGAGAGTTTCCACTTGGCGTGCGCACCATGCCCAAGCCGGAGGGTCAAACTCTGGCGGAGATGGTGGAACAAAAGGTGGCCGCCATCGATGAGATGGAGGATGAGGTCTTCGGTACCGGCAGGAAACTCAAGAAGCTCAACAAGTCCAAGCGCAAGCGTCTACTTCAGTCCATTAACTTTGAGGAGGTGGACGAGCACAACTACGACGAGATCATTGGCAAGGCCCTGCCCCCGGAGCTCCAGAAGAAGGTCAAACACAATGCGAAGGTGCGTTCAAGCATAAACAATGCCTGGGTGGTAGAGGACGTCAAGGAGACGGGTGCAACAGCGGATGAGAAAGAAGAAGCCAAGCCAAAGgcaaagaaagcaaaaaaggACGATACGCCCAAGCCGAAAAAAGATGAGCAGTTGAAAAAGGAAGGACAGGCTAAGCCCAAGAAGGAGCAGCCTAAGCCCAAGGAAGAACAGCCGAAAGCGAAGAAAGTAGAGCAGTCCAAGCCCAAGGAAGAGCAGTCCAAGGCGAAGAAAGAGGAGCAACCTACGCCCAAGAAGGAGGAGCTACCCAAAACTAAGGCCACCGGTGCTGATGAAGCCGCCGCCGCACCGCAGCCAACGAACGGTTGGGAAGCTCCTCTAGAAACTGGTGAGCAGGAGATCTTTGTGCCCTCGCGTAAGCTGCAACTGAAGCAGGCCAACAGCAAGCTGCAGAAATCGACGCCCAAGCAGGTGGCGCGACTGCAGTTCGCCACTCCACAGCCGGGAAGTGCCAAGCGTGTGCGGATTATGACCAAGAGCAACTGCTCCTATCCCAAGAGCGACTACTACCGCCAGCTAAAGCTGTCGCCGCAGCTGCCCTACGACGCGGATCGCCTGCCCGGCAAGAGCGCCCTCAAGCCGCATGTGCTGCCGGGTCCGATTCATCCTAATTTCAAGGGAGCCAAGCGGCTGTTCAACGACACGCTGTGA
- the Tap42 gene encoding immunoglobulin-binding protein 1, which translates to MAEGNTAGGEDQKLSDIFLSGWNILDELEVTDLPFNGSEFQNKVKTAMGLFEQATVIVNQVSMFSANELIDEVSTESLPFMLLPYFLGKLTTKINSPTSTQSIELGEIYFKDHLQRCQEYELCGAPKSQQVANQADNQAEKSEQRELMEAAFNRNDKIAQYRRMKEIDEYMAKMRDAVKSKTADDEDKRAFFLKYLDKSIIDSKQELESLTMMKQLAQMRLARMAGGEANDNEVDSFRQGSQPPASSTSRSHGHGHSHGPGHHHHHQQAAKPKPLQPFIITRNATQKAVFGLGYPSLPIMTVDEFYQQRVDEGIFPDEEKVAKMNQAQAIAAARDPNEQEDEEKAAEELQAEQDDPEYIDRMRRMDEYKDVVRRGDGNRHNRS; encoded by the exons ATGGCTGAGGGCAATACCGCTGGCGGTGAGGACCAGAAGCTGTCGGACATATTCTTAAGCGGCTGGAACATCCTTGACGAACTGGAAGTCACCGATCTGCCCTTCAATGGCAGTGAATTTCAG AACAAAGTGAAGACGGCAATGGGCCTTTTCGAGCAGGCCACCGTCATCGTGAACCAGGTGAGCATGTTCAGCGCCAACGAGCTGATCGACGAGGTATCCACGGAATCGCTGCCCTTCATGCTGCTGCCCTACTTCCTGGGCAAGCTGACCACTAAGATCAACAGTCCCACCAGCACACAGTCCATAGAGCTGGGCGAGATCTACTTCAAGGACCACCTGCAGCGCTGCCAGGAGTACGAGCTCTGCGGCGCTCCAAAGTCCCAACAGGTGGCTAACCAGGCGGATAACCAGGCTGAGAAGAGCGAGCAGCGGGAGCTGATGGAGGCGGCCTTCAATAGGAACGACAAAATAGCCCAGTATCGCCGGATGAAGGAGATCGACGAGTATATGGCCAAGATGCGGGATGCGGTGAAGAGCAAAACCGCCGACGACGAGGACAAACGCGCGTTCTTCCTCAAGTATTTGGACAAGAGCATCATTGACTCCAAGCAGGAACTGGAATCGCTGACCATGATGAAGCAGCTGGCGCAGATGCGTCTGGCTAGGATGGCCGGTGGCGAAGCGAACGACAATGAAGTGGATTCTTTTCGCCAGGGAAGTCAGCCCCCTGCATCCTCCACTTCCCGCAGTCATGGTCACGGTCACAGTCACGGCCCAGgacaccatcatcatcatcagcaggcCGCCAAGCCGAAGCCCCTGCAGCCCTTCATCATCACACGCAATGCCACGCAGAAGGCGGTCTTCGGTCTGGGCTATCCCAGTTTGCCCATCATGACCGTGGATGAGTTCTACCAGCAGCGCGTCGATGAGGGCATCTTTCCCGACGAGGAGAAGGTGGCCAAGATGAACCAGGCACAGGCCATTGCGGCCGCCCGCGATCCCAACGagcaggaggacgaggagaaGGCCGCCGAGGAGCTGCAGGCGGAGCAGGACGATCCCGAGTATATAGACCGCATGCGGCGCATGGATGAGTACAAGGATGTGGTGCGTCGCGGGGACGGAAACCGTCATAACCGCAGTTAA